Genomic window (Streptomyces sp. RerS4):
TACGTGGTGAACAAGGCCGACCGGGACGGCGCCGACGCGACCGCCCGGGAGCTGAACCACATGCTGGGGCTCGGCGAATCCCGGGGCCCCGGCGACTGGCGGCCGCCGATCGTCAAGACGGTGGCGGCGCGCGGCCAGGGCATCGACGAACTCGTCGAGGCGCTGGAGAAGCACCGGGCGTGGATGGACGAGCGCGGGGTGCTGGCGGAGCGGCGTACGGCCCGTGCGGCGCGGGAGGTCGAGACCATCGCGATCACCGCGCTGCGGGGGCGCCTGGCGGACCTGCACGGCGACGCGCACCTCGACGCGCTGGCCGCGCGGGTGGCGTCGGGCGAGCTGGACCCGTACGCGGCCGCGGACGCGCTGCTGGAGAGCCTGACGGAGGCCTGAGCGGTCTCTCGGCCCGGGGTGGTGGGGCGGGGCGTGAGCGCGCCCGCCCCACCACCGGGTCGATCGTCGCGGGTCAGTAGTCGCCGTCGGAGTCGTCGTCCGCGTCGGACCCGGTGACCTTGCCGGTCTTCGCGTCCACGTCGATGCTCCGGTCCTTGCCGTCGGCGCCCTTGATCTCGACGTTCCAGTGCGGCTTGCTGCCCTGGTCGGCGTCGTCGTCGAAGTCGACGGAGGTGACCTCGCCCCGGTGGGCGGCGAGGGCGGCCTTGATCGCCGCCGGCGCGTCGGTCGCGGCGTCCTTGAGCCGCTTGGCCTCGCCTGGATCCCGGCCGGTTTCCACGTCCTTTCGCAGGACGCCGCCGTTCGCGTCGAGCTCCAGGCCGGCGTGCGACTTCCCGTCGTCGCTGATCACGTCGACGTGCCAGATCGGCCCGACCTTGTCGAGGGACTCGATCTTCCCGGGGAACGCCTTCACGGCCGCCTCGGCGGCCCCCTGGGCGTCGATGGCGACGAGGGTGACGGTGACGGCGCCCGACACGGCGGCGGGAGCGGTCGTGGGGGCGCCGGCCGCCGTGGCGGCCAGGGGGCCTGCCACGACCAGGGCGAGCGACGCGGCTGCCGCGACGTACGGGGTGCGCTTGCGCTTCATGGGCTGGACCTCCTCGGGCCGGCCGGTGGTGAGCGTTGCCGTCCACCATTTTCCGGCCGCGTGCCCGCCGGGGCGCGGCGGGAGCCCTTTCGCCTCTTCGGGCGGGGTCAGATCTTGCCGCGGTTCTCCCGCAGGTGCTCCGCCACGGGCCGCAGGGAGGCGTGCAGGGCCGCCAGCGCCTCCGGGGGCAGCAGGTCGATGAAGTGTTCGCGGACCGACGCCACGTGGTGCGGCGCCACCTTGCGCATCGTCTCCATGCCCTCGTCCGTGAGCACCGCGTACAGGCCCCGGCGGTCGGACTCGCAGTTGACCCGGCGCACCAGGCCCGCCGTCTCCATGCGGGTGATCTGGTGGGACAGCCGGCTCTTGGACTGCAGGGTGGCGGTGGCGAGGTCGCTCATGCGCATCCGCAAGCCTTCCGACTCCGAGAGGTTCACGAGGATCTCGTAGTCGTTGTTGGTGAGTCCGAAGGGCTGGAGATCCTTTTCCAGCTGGTGCATCAGCAGTCTGCTGACGTCCAGGTGGGTGCGCCAGGCGCACTGCTCGGCATCGGTCAGCCAGCGCGTGGCCGTCTCGGTCTCCATGGTCTCCATGAATGAACTCTACCTAAGAAGTTGAATTACGTACAAAAAATCCGAAGATCCGCTGATCGGTCCTCCGGCCCGCGCCGACCGTCACAGCCCGAAGCGCCGCTGAAGATCACCGAGCTGCCCCGGCATCCGCGGTACGCCCAGCTGCCCCAGCGGACCCTGGCCCGCCCCCGGGACGCCCTGCGCGTTGCCCGTGGCCGCGTTCGCGCCCACCGTGCCGACGGACTGCTCCGCCATCAGCGTCTCGGACGACTGCAGCAGCACCGTCCCCGCTCCGACGAATTCGAACTGGTGCTCCTCGCCCGAGGCGCCGCCGAGCCCGGTGAGCGAGCGCAGCCCGCCCATCACGCCCGACATGTAGCCGTGGTCGTAGTGGTGACACGGCGACGGGCAGTCCGCCCATCCCACCAGCGCCTGGGGGTCCACGCGCAGCGGCGGTTCCATGAACACCACCGGACCGTTGGACGCCGCCACGAACTTCCCGGTTCCGATCAAGGTCAGGAAACCCGGGACGATCGACTGCTTCAGCGCGAGAGAGGGCTGATAGGCGAGCAGGTTCCCCGAGCGGATCGTCAGGTTGCCGTCCTCCAGGTCGAACGAGTTCACGTCGAAGGCGCGGTCGGCGAGCAG
Coding sequences:
- a CDS encoding PepSY domain-containing protein → MKRKRTPYVAAAASLALVVAGPLAATAAGAPTTAPAAVSGAVTVTLVAIDAQGAAEAAVKAFPGKIESLDKVGPIWHVDVISDDGKSHAGLELDANGGVLRKDVETGRDPGEAKRLKDAATDAPAAIKAALAAHRGEVTSVDFDDDADQGSKPHWNVEIKGADGKDRSIDVDAKTGKVTGSDADDDSDGDY
- a CDS encoding MarR family transcriptional regulator yields the protein METETATRWLTDAEQCAWRTHLDVSRLLMHQLEKDLQPFGLTNNDYEILVNLSESEGLRMRMSDLATATLQSKSRLSHQITRMETAGLVRRVNCESDRRGLYAVLTDEGMETMRKVAPHHVASVREHFIDLLPPEALAALHASLRPVAEHLRENRGKI
- a CDS encoding AIM24 family protein, with the translated sequence MTHYPGTNGPVTGGPGGPTVFDPYSLPSDDNVNAYTFCVELKGSQWFLQKGKMISYYGRIEFNGVGNGRFDRLLRTSFHSPLHASDWVVAEGQGKMLLADRAFDVNSFDLEDGNLTIRSGNLLAYQPSLALKQSIVPGFLTLIGTGKFVAASNGPVVFMEPPLRVDPQALVGWADCPSPCHHYDHGYMSGVMGGLRSLTGLGGASGEEHQFEFVGAGTVLLQSSETLMAEQSVGTVGANAATGNAQGVPGAGQGPLGQLGVPRMPGQLGDLQRRFGL